From one Pecten maximus chromosome 8, xPecMax1.1, whole genome shotgun sequence genomic stretch:
- the LOC117333362 gene encoding T-box transcription factor TBX2b-like isoform X2, which yields MIYQGPNPDLAMTYNPFLLHRPADYTSLLQQHYLSSMSLPVPGGIPSSILPKLQQTVARSPLTPADLLHHMHPRPIRSLEPPEQDVQDDPKVDLEGKDMWEQFHKLGTEMVITKSGRRMFPPFKVRVSGLDKRAKYILLMDISAVDDCRYKFHNSRWMVAGKADPEMPKRMYIHPDSPSTGEQWMQKVVSFHKLKLSNNISDKHGFTILNSMHKYQPRFHLVRANDILKLPYSTFRTYVFKETEYIAVTAYQNEKITQLKIDHNPFAKGFRDTGSGKREKKRLMLQSSQQHSAVTPDGRRDDVNSEDEDDAEICVDDPDDVLDDQESVPTMSSRIIEEAQRLRTEETLARQALERTSPSPKPESEPDSDHESAIPSVQEPKCLETRTTPKSPTEQVVTSFVHTQSKDFISRREQRSPPVIPRDSPCDSTHDHEASSVKSETEERLSPPHSEEERSPRSSEERVCKSPERSFQERSHFSTKDHTSPPNVTVIQPSVTHPIFPYLYPYNTSASSLPYPMSHLFSGNSSLPAALPFLPTSGHTDISSHLPHTHPSAHALSALGQLPFPGHLLQSNYSSLSPSMNADSALSPPSSLGPIFPSRSSPRFTPYSLPSTNTTMATSTSPVAAPGLHISAHSPPHSSSVGITRPSPIRPRSPLSSRMPRHISPIANPNSELKSIERMLNGLERKRLANRERQSIGSAN from the exons atgatttaccAAGGACCAAATCCGGATTTAGCGATGACGTATAATCCATTTCTGCTCCACAGACCGGCTGATTACACGTCCCTGTTGCAGCAGCATTATCTGTCGTCCATGTCCCTCCCCGTCCCCGGGGGCATCCCCTCATCCATCCTCCCAAAGTTACAACAGACCGTCGCCCGGTCGCCCCTCACTCCAGCGGATCTGCTTCATCATATGCACCCGAGACCGATCCGGAGTTTAGAACCTCCAGAACAAGATGTACAGGACGACCCAAAAGTGGACTTAGAAGGAAAGGATATGTGGGAACAGTTTCATAAACTCGGAACGGAGATGGTCATCACAAAATCAGGAAG aCGGATGTTTCCTCCGTTCAAAGTGCGAGTATCTGGTTTGGATAAGCGAGCcaaatatatcttattaatGGACATTTCCGCTGTGGATGACTGTCGTTACAAGTTCCACAACTCCCGCTGGATGGTGGCGGGGAAAGCGGACCCGGAAATGCCAAAACGGATGTACATCCACCCCGATTCGCCCAGTACCGGTGAACAATGGATGCAGAAAGTCGTCTCTTTTCACAAACTCAAACTCAGCAACAACATTTCCGACAAACATGGGTTT ACGATACTGAATTCCATGCACAAGTACCAGCCTCGTTTCCACTTAGTTCGTGCTAATGACATCCTTAAACTGCCGTACTCGACGTTCAGGACATACGTGTTTAAGGAAACTGAATATATCGCGGTTACTGCCTACCAAAACGAAAAG ATTACACAGCTGAAAATCGACCATAATCCGTTTGCTAAAGGGTTCCGAGATACCGGAAGcggaaagagagagaaaaa ACGTTTGATGTTACAATCTTCCCAGCAACACTCGGCAGTCACACCGGACGGTCGCAGGGACGACGTGAATAGCGAGGACGAAGACGATGCGGAAATATGTGTTGACGATCCTGATGACGTATTGGACGATCAGGAATCCGTGCCCACAATGAGCTCTCGAATCATAGAAG AAGCTCAACGACTTCGAACAGAAGAGACACTCGCACGACAGGCACTTGAGCGAACCTCGCCCTCCCCAAAACCCGAATCTGAGCCAGATAGCGACCACGAATCAGCTATTCCGTCTGTTCAGGAACCCAAATGTTTGGAAACTCGTACTACCCCAAAATCACCAACAGAACAAGTTGTGACGTCATTTGTTCATACCCAATCAAAAGACTTCATTTCACGGCGTGAGCAGCGTTCGCCTCCCGTCATACCACGTGATTCTCCATGTGACTCAACTCATGACCATGAAGCATCATCTGTGAAATCGGAAACGGAAGAAAGACTTTCTCCTCCCCATTCAGAAGAGGAACGATCTCCTCGTAGCTCTGAAGAACGCGTTTGTAAATCTCCGGAGAGGTCGTTCCAAGAGCGAAGCCATTTCTCGACCAAAGACCACACCAGTCCTCCTAATGTCACAGTTATCCAACCTTCTGTGACGCATCCAATATTCCCTTACTTGTATCCGTACAACACGTCAGCATCCTCATTACCGTATCCCATGAGTCATTTGTTTTCTGGAAATTCGTCACTTCCGGCAGCACTGCCATTTCTTCCTACCTCAGGACACACGGACATTAGTAGCCATTTACCTCACACGCATCCAAGTGCGCATGCATTATCTGCGTTAGGTCAGCTTCCGTTTCCTGGTCATTTGTTGCAATCGAATTATTCTAGTCTGAGTCCTTCAATGAACGCTGATAGTGCACTGTCTCCGCCTTCGTCGCTAGGACCAATCTTTCCATCAAGGAGCAGCCCTCGGTTCACCCCATACTCCTTACCTAGTACAAACACTACCATGGCAACGAGTACGTCGCCTGTTGCGGCGCCGGGCCTCCATATTAGTGCTCATTCTCCACCCCATTCATCTAGTGTCGGGATCACTCGACCTTCACCTATACGACCACGTAGTCCGTTGTCTTCTCGCATGCCTCGTCACATTTCTCCAATAGCAAATCCAAATAGTGAACTCAAAAGCATCGAACGCATGCTTAATGGTTTGGAAAGGAAACGGCTGGCCAATCGCGAGAGGCAGTCTATAGGTAGTGCTAATTGA
- the LOC117333362 gene encoding T-box transcription factor TBX2b-like isoform X1, with product MIYQGPNPDLAMTYNPFLLHRPADYTSLLQQHYLSSMSLPVPGGIPSSILPKLQQTVARSPLTPADLLHHMHPRPIRSLEPPEQDVQDDPKVDLEGKDMWEQFHKLGTEMVITKSGRRMFPPFKVRVSGLDKRAKYILLMDISAVDDCRYKFHNSRWMVAGKADPEMPKRMYIHPDSPSTGEQWMQKVVSFHKLKLSNNISDKHGFVSTTILNSMHKYQPRFHLVRANDILKLPYSTFRTYVFKETEYIAVTAYQNEKITQLKIDHNPFAKGFRDTGSGKREKKRLMLQSSQQHSAVTPDGRRDDVNSEDEDDAEICVDDPDDVLDDQESVPTMSSRIIEEAQRLRTEETLARQALERTSPSPKPESEPDSDHESAIPSVQEPKCLETRTTPKSPTEQVVTSFVHTQSKDFISRREQRSPPVIPRDSPCDSTHDHEASSVKSETEERLSPPHSEEERSPRSSEERVCKSPERSFQERSHFSTKDHTSPPNVTVIQPSVTHPIFPYLYPYNTSASSLPYPMSHLFSGNSSLPAALPFLPTSGHTDISSHLPHTHPSAHALSALGQLPFPGHLLQSNYSSLSPSMNADSALSPPSSLGPIFPSRSSPRFTPYSLPSTNTTMATSTSPVAAPGLHISAHSPPHSSSVGITRPSPIRPRSPLSSRMPRHISPIANPNSELKSIERMLNGLERKRLANRERQSIGSAN from the exons atgatttaccAAGGACCAAATCCGGATTTAGCGATGACGTATAATCCATTTCTGCTCCACAGACCGGCTGATTACACGTCCCTGTTGCAGCAGCATTATCTGTCGTCCATGTCCCTCCCCGTCCCCGGGGGCATCCCCTCATCCATCCTCCCAAAGTTACAACAGACCGTCGCCCGGTCGCCCCTCACTCCAGCGGATCTGCTTCATCATATGCACCCGAGACCGATCCGGAGTTTAGAACCTCCAGAACAAGATGTACAGGACGACCCAAAAGTGGACTTAGAAGGAAAGGATATGTGGGAACAGTTTCATAAACTCGGAACGGAGATGGTCATCACAAAATCAGGAAG aCGGATGTTTCCTCCGTTCAAAGTGCGAGTATCTGGTTTGGATAAGCGAGCcaaatatatcttattaatGGACATTTCCGCTGTGGATGACTGTCGTTACAAGTTCCACAACTCCCGCTGGATGGTGGCGGGGAAAGCGGACCCGGAAATGCCAAAACGGATGTACATCCACCCCGATTCGCCCAGTACCGGTGAACAATGGATGCAGAAAGTCGTCTCTTTTCACAAACTCAAACTCAGCAACAACATTTCCGACAAACATGGGTTTGTAAGTACA ACGATACTGAATTCCATGCACAAGTACCAGCCTCGTTTCCACTTAGTTCGTGCTAATGACATCCTTAAACTGCCGTACTCGACGTTCAGGACATACGTGTTTAAGGAAACTGAATATATCGCGGTTACTGCCTACCAAAACGAAAAG ATTACACAGCTGAAAATCGACCATAATCCGTTTGCTAAAGGGTTCCGAGATACCGGAAGcggaaagagagagaaaaa ACGTTTGATGTTACAATCTTCCCAGCAACACTCGGCAGTCACACCGGACGGTCGCAGGGACGACGTGAATAGCGAGGACGAAGACGATGCGGAAATATGTGTTGACGATCCTGATGACGTATTGGACGATCAGGAATCCGTGCCCACAATGAGCTCTCGAATCATAGAAG AAGCTCAACGACTTCGAACAGAAGAGACACTCGCACGACAGGCACTTGAGCGAACCTCGCCCTCCCCAAAACCCGAATCTGAGCCAGATAGCGACCACGAATCAGCTATTCCGTCTGTTCAGGAACCCAAATGTTTGGAAACTCGTACTACCCCAAAATCACCAACAGAACAAGTTGTGACGTCATTTGTTCATACCCAATCAAAAGACTTCATTTCACGGCGTGAGCAGCGTTCGCCTCCCGTCATACCACGTGATTCTCCATGTGACTCAACTCATGACCATGAAGCATCATCTGTGAAATCGGAAACGGAAGAAAGACTTTCTCCTCCCCATTCAGAAGAGGAACGATCTCCTCGTAGCTCTGAAGAACGCGTTTGTAAATCTCCGGAGAGGTCGTTCCAAGAGCGAAGCCATTTCTCGACCAAAGACCACACCAGTCCTCCTAATGTCACAGTTATCCAACCTTCTGTGACGCATCCAATATTCCCTTACTTGTATCCGTACAACACGTCAGCATCCTCATTACCGTATCCCATGAGTCATTTGTTTTCTGGAAATTCGTCACTTCCGGCAGCACTGCCATTTCTTCCTACCTCAGGACACACGGACATTAGTAGCCATTTACCTCACACGCATCCAAGTGCGCATGCATTATCTGCGTTAGGTCAGCTTCCGTTTCCTGGTCATTTGTTGCAATCGAATTATTCTAGTCTGAGTCCTTCAATGAACGCTGATAGTGCACTGTCTCCGCCTTCGTCGCTAGGACCAATCTTTCCATCAAGGAGCAGCCCTCGGTTCACCCCATACTCCTTACCTAGTACAAACACTACCATGGCAACGAGTACGTCGCCTGTTGCGGCGCCGGGCCTCCATATTAGTGCTCATTCTCCACCCCATTCATCTAGTGTCGGGATCACTCGACCTTCACCTATACGACCACGTAGTCCGTTGTCTTCTCGCATGCCTCGTCACATTTCTCCAATAGCAAATCCAAATAGTGAACTCAAAAGCATCGAACGCATGCTTAATGGTTTGGAAAGGAAACGGCTGGCCAATCGCGAGAGGCAGTCTATAGGTAGTGCTAATTGA